From the Triticum urartu cultivar G1812 chromosome 4, Tu2.1, whole genome shotgun sequence genome, the window AATTATTGGCGAGACCTTGGACTTCCTCAAGGCAAGCCCTTCATTGGACATCCCAGACTTTTTGAAACTAAGGATGAAAAGGTAACGTGTACCACTTGTTGAATTAATCATACTACTACTATTTACTCcccccgttcctaaatacaagtctttatagagatttcactatggactacatacggagcaaaataagtgaatctaccctctaaaatgcatctatatacatccgtgtGTGGTCTatagtgaaatctctacaaaAACTTATATTTAGGAGTTGTCATTTCTCATCATTGCAAAAAAGTAAACATACGATGGACCTGATTCTCCATAGTACTAGTATATATATCGTCCTAGCTAGTGCTTCGGGTTAATTACTGGTTGTGCAGGTACGGCCCAGTTTTCAAGACAAGCTTGCTGGGTCAGCCTGCAGTTATTTCCACCGACACAGAGGTCAATCGATTTGTGTTTCAGCACGAGGACACCTTGTTCACTATCGGGTACCCTTGGGTAGTGACTAAGATATTCGGTGAGAAGAGCATCCAAGTCTTCCATGGCACAATCCACAAGTTCGTTCGGAGATGCACCTTCACACTGCTCGGCCTCCAAAGCCTCAGAGAGGTGCTCCTTCCTGAGATGGAGGGCGCCGTCAGGGAAGGCCTTGCTGCATGGGCCACCAAGCCGAGCGTCGACGTGCGCGGCGGTGCGCCTGACGTAAGTGCATGCCTTGCCCTTGGTTTCAAACCCATTTCTCCTTTCTGTAATTTGAGTTGCTCCTGCATGCATGGTGTATATACAAATGGGGATGCTATCTACGGAGtactatctatctatctatctatctatctatctatctatctatctatctatctatctatctatctatttgTTGATATATATTGCAGCTTCTGTTCGAGATGGTGACGAGGAGGTGCGTTGGTTTCGCTTCCACCAAGTCAAGAGAACTGAGGGACAAGTTCGATGCGCTTTTCACAGGATTGTTCTCCTTTCCAATATATTTCCCAGGGACACCATTTTACCGATGCATGCAGGTAGGTATACAAATTGTTTGTTTGCAAGATCTCAAGTGCTCAATTATATTTTGAGTTTGGACTGAGAAACCTGGATTAAAATGCCCTACTCTACTTGTATAGCCTTCAATTAAGAGATACTTTAATTAATAATATGCTTGCGCGTGTAGGCCAGGAAAAATGTGCAGAAGATACTACGGGATACGTTGGCGGAGAGGTTAAGTACACCAGGGAAGAAACATGGCGACCTCCTTGACGTAATTGTCCAAGAGCTGCAGGGTGAAGGGCCGTTAATAAGTGAGAGTTTTGCTGTTGATTTGGTCTCCATGTTGTTGTTCTCCAGCGTCTTCACGTTATCAGGAATAATCGCTGTAGCATTCAAATCACTCCATGACAACCCGGACGTTGTCCATGCCCTCCAGGTTGGTTGTATTAATTATATGATACTTTTTATATATACTGGTATTATCAAGATTTTAGTTGTATTACTCATGCTTGTAGACCCACGACATATATAATGAAACACAATGATCGAGTAGAAAGATAAGATCCTCAAGACAAGCAAAACAGTAACATCTTGAAACTTGCACTTCATCACACAGAAAGAGAACCGAGCTATGCTCAAGGATCGAAAGGGCGGGTGCTCTGGGCTCACATGGGAGGAGTACAAGTCATTAACATTCACTAATCAGGTAAACATTCAAAATCATTTAACATAACTGGATTCATCGCTGGTACTCCAATCCCTCTACTCGGGTTTAATTTATATACTACtctctctgttcctaaatataagacatTTTATGGATTTCAAtatgactacatacggagcaaaatgagtaaatctacactctaaaatatgtttaTATACAACCGTATATAGTCTCTGCATGCATCACAACTGGATTCATCACCAGTACCTGTAGTTTCTAAGTTTGACTAAATTTTCCTTTTCAACTGAAGGTGACCAATGAGATTATTCGAATAAGCAATGCCGTAGTTGGAATATTCAGAAAAACTCTCACCGATGTACAAGTCAACGGTGAACACTCATAAACATCAACGCAATATAGTAATTTTTTTTGTTCACTAACAAAGCAGTAGAGTTACATAGAAATGTGTTGATTCCTTCTTCCCGTAGGCTACACAATTCCAGCCGGGTGGCAGGTCATTGTGAACCCCATGGCAGTTCATCTCAACGAAGAATTGTTCGAAGATCCACTGAAATTTAACCCATGGAGGTGGATGGTTAGTGAAGACATTGAAATGGCTGCATTATTTCAATTATATTCCCAATTTTCTACCTGAGAGATTCTGTCGGAACTAACGTTGTGGGTGTAAATAAATTTGACAAATCTGAAAATGCAGGATGAGTCAAAGCGCAGCACAATGTTGAAGAATTTCTTGCCATTCGGAGCAGGCATCAGGGCATGTCCTGCCGCAGAGTTTGTCAAGCTGTTTGTATCACTTACCCTCCATATTTTGGTGATGGAGTATAGGTGCATACTTTTTGCAGTTCAAAGCATGTTGCCTTTAATTAGATCATGCACCGTGCTTGTTGATATGCAGTGTGTAATTTTACCTTTCTACGCAGATGGGAAGAAATGAAAGGAGCTGATGCATTTCGTAGCGCGGATGTTATGTTCCCGCACGGCTATCACATTCGACTCAGAACAAAGGACGGCAAAATTAATTGATGCAGATACCAAATGGAACGCTTATCAAACTTCTCAGGATGTCAAGGTTTAGCCGGACATGACGAGGGCGGGACCGCGCGCTTCTCTTCTTGAAGATGTTATTGCTAAAGAAGTCGATTTAGTCGCATATGTGTTGAATTCATATCTTGTAATGGTTCTGTCATAGTGGTCCATGTTATGTACATTATTTGTTGATGGCTTTGACCTCGTTGTCTTGCATCAAGTTAAATAAATATGGTTATTTGCATCATAATGACGAAGAGACCCTAGCTAGTACAGAAACAAGCTTCCGGACGGTTTTCATACATGGGCCTGACACGGTTTTTTATTCCGCCTCAAAGCCTATGTGCTAACTCTAGTAGAAAAACCCATTACAGGATTTTCCTATCTCCGGCGTCTGGACCAGGAACGCACCAACTATATTTCCAAAATACCAGCAGCATCCAGCCGGCGGGGGGACGTCGTAGATCGTATGATGACTAGCAACATCCGGAGATTTTAAACGCTGCTAGTGTGGTGTTGCATGCTTGCGTACAAATGTAAACAGCTAGCAGCGTCCGAGGAAACTAAACGTCGCGGGTAGGTACACTACTGGCAGCGTTCATATTATCTGCCTATGCTAGTAAGGTTAGTTGGTCTAAAAGATATGTTTAATTTATATATTTATTTAGAAATCCTTTTAAAATTAAGTTGTTGTCTTCTAATTTGTAGTTCACACTATGTTATCATCTGTTCATACAAGTTGGAAGGCAAAAGAAACAACGACAACAGCATTTAGGAGCAATGAAACGCAGCTAGCGTACACAGTAGCAGTGTCTAGTATCACTAAAACGCTGCTAAGATTTCATGAATTTTTGGTAGTTTTCCAATATTATGTTAATTAACAGTTAAGTACATACTAAAATTATTTGTTCATATAAATAGGAAGGCAAAAGACAAATGGTTGTGCTTAAATACCTAAATGTGGAACCTTTACCAACATCGTTTGTTTGCTGGCAAACGCAGCTAGTGCTCTACCGGAGAACAAATAGTTTTAGCAGCGTTTGTTCCACGGCAGACGCTGCTAAATGGCAAATTATATTTAATATATTATGTGTGACCATCTTATTTAAGAGCAGCCTTGATGTTAATATGGTGCACATTGCTTATATACAATTTTTGTGTATCACCATCCCATTGTTAAAAGTCTTGCAAGAACTTGAGCCTTCTGAGGGCACTTGGATTCTCGGCCGTCGGATTGCTTGTCCAAACGAATCCCGCCCGTTGGATCTTCAGACGGAACAATCCTGACCGTCGGATCGAGTCTAATGTGACAATCAATGAATAGTCTCCAAACTTGCTACACCCGCGGTGCCGCGCTAACTCTCAATGACACGCGGGAGCCAGGTGTGGTGCGCCGTACCCGTTAGTGACTGCAGGGGCGGATCTGTCCGGTGTTGTCTGCTTGTGCGGGATAAATTGTGCCACCACGTGTGAATGTAGCTACCCGTCGAGGGCATTTACGAGATTTCATATGATGTTCCTTGCGTGGCGTGCTATAGGTGGCTGCATTGTGGCTAATGCATGGgcgcttagatgaggtgctaagtgCATTATAAATCTTAGCAACCAGTCTCCCCAATGTATAGGTGCTTAACTTTTGTATCTAAGCTTCCCTCATGGaattatttataataattaaacTCCTTCATGTATTGGTTGGTAGTCATTTTACATAGATTCTTgtgcttagcaccgtttcttcccgGGGTCATCGTAATACTCTCTTTTCTCTTTACTTGCTTTGCCACATCATTTTTACTAGTACATGTTGGAGCACTTGGAAGGGCGTAAGGGCGAGGAATAGACCGATTGGGTGAGAGACTGGTAACCCACGCCATGACCATCCTTTCCGCCACGACCCGCCCCTTCTCCTCACCGCTTGTCGAGCGGATGATGCACCCGGCGCCGCTGCTCTAACGGAGAAGCGTGTCAATTTCGGTGCTTGGTTCTCCTCCCCGACAGTCACCGGCCGCACAAGAGGTCGAGCGCGAGCTTGTGGCAACCCACACTTGAGCCCAAGCATTGCCTAGGTCGCCGTCGACACCTACTAGCGTGAGCTCGCCTTGGTCTTAGTCCCCATCTCCTCCATGCTCGGCACGAGTGCGGGTCACCGCTGAACTGCATAAGGCGGGGCTGTAGCCCACGCCCCCGCTTTCCCCTTCGCCCAGACAACCAAGCCCTTCACCACCGAGCTCCTCTAGGCCACCACCTCCGCCCCTCCTATTCGCCGCCAGCCACTGGCCATCGGACCCTCCTTCCTTATCACGTTGACGGAGCGTCGCCGGTTGTCGACCCTCCTGCTTGAACCCGAAGAGGTTGCGAAACGCCCGGAGGCCTCGTCCCATCTTGTGATCTGACACCAAATCACATTGTTTCTTGCCGCCATTACCACTGTAGCAACATGGGAGAGGTTTCTTTCTTGATTCTTAGGTTACTCTTCTCTTTCTACTAGATTGGTGATGTTCTGTTGTTCATCTAGGTCTCGTGTTACTATTTTGGCCTTATCAAACTTATTGTCCTTTTGCTCATCTAGGTTTAATTCTTTGTGCTATGCTGGATGTGgttagtgttggggaacgcagtaatttcaaaaaaattcctacgcacacgcaagatcatggtgatgcatagcaacgagagggaagattgttgtccacgtaccctcgtagaccataagcggaagcgttatgacaacacggttgatgtagtcgtacgtcttcatgatcaaccgatcctagcaccgaaggtatggcacctccgcgatctgcacacgttcggctcggtgacgtcccacgaactcacgatccagcagagtgtcgagggagagcttcgtcagcacgacgacgtgatgacggtgatgatgatgctaccagaacagggcttcgcctaagcaccgctacgatatgactgaggtggattatggtgaaggggggcaccgcacacggttaagagatcaatgatcaacttgtgtgtctatggggtgtcccctggccaccacgtatataaaggatggagggaggagaaggcgggccctcatagggcgcgcccaaaccgtggagtcctactaggactagggagtcctagtaggattccacctcccacatggaataggaaaaagggaagggagaaggagaaggaaggaagggggtgccccctttccctagtccaattcgaacgagtccatggggaaggggcgcggcaacccttgaggcctttctctcttttccctatggcccattaagacccaatacgaattcctgtaactcttcggtactctgaaaaatacccgaatcactcggaaccttttcgatgtccgaatatagcctgacaatatattgatctttacgactcgaccatttcgagactcctcgtcatgtccccgatctcatctaggactacatcggtcatcaaatcacataactcataatacaaatcgccacagaacgttaagcatgcggaccctacgggttcgagaactatgtagacatgaccgagagtcatctccggtcaataaccaatagcggaacctggatgctcatattggttccgacatattctacgaagatctttatcggtcaaaccgcataacaacatatgttgttccctttgtcatcggtatgttacttgcccgagattcgatcgtcggtatctcaatacctagttcaatctcgttaccggcaagtctctttactcgttccgtaatgcatcatgccgcaaataactcattagtcacattgcttgcaaggcttatagtgatgtgcattaccgaaagggcccagagatacctctccgacaatcggagtgaaaaatcctaatatcgatctatgccaactcaacaaaaaccatcggagacacttgtagagcacctttataatcacccatttacgttgtgacgtttggtagcacacaaagtgttcctccggtattcgggagttgcatgatctcatagtcataggaacatgtataagttatggagaaagcaatagcaacaaactaaacgattgatacgtctccaacgtatctataatttttgattgctccatgctatattatctactattttggactatattgggctttattttccacttttatattatttttgggactaacctattaaccggaggcccagcccagaattgctgtttttttttgcctatttcagtgtttcgaagaaacggaatatcaaacggagtccaaacggaatgaaaccttcgggaacgtgattttctcaccgaacgtgatccaggagacttggaacctacgccaaagcatcagagaggcggtcacgagggtggggggcgcccccctagggtgcgccccctgcctcgtgggcccctcgaagctccaccgacgtactccttcctcctatatatacctacgtacccccaaacgatcagaacaggagccaaaaacctaatttcaccgccgcaactttctgtatccacgagatcccatcttggggcctgttccggagctccgccggagagggccgtcatcatggagggcttctacatcatcatagcctctccgatgaagtgtgagtagtttacctcagaccttcgggtccatagttagtagctagatggcttcttctctctttttggatctcaacacaaagttctccccctctcttgtggagatctattcgatctaatcttctttttgcggtgtgtttgttgataccgatgaattgtgggtttatgatcaagtatatctatgaataatatttgaatcttctctgaattcttttatgtatgattggttatctttgcaagtctcttcgaattatccgtttggtttggccaactagattggtagttctcaccatgggagaagtgcttagctttgggttcgatcttgcggtgtcctttcccagcgacagaaggggcagcaaggcacgtattgcatcgttgccatcgagaataacaagatggggtttatttcatattgcatgaatttatctctctacatcatgtcatcttgcttaaggcgttactctgtttttaacttaatagtctagatgcatgctggatagcggtcaatgagtggagtaatagtagtagatgcagaatcgtttcggtctacttgtcacggacgtgatgcctatatacatgatcatgcctagatattctcataagtatgctcaattctgtcaattgctcaacagtaatttgttcacccaccgtagaatacttatgctcttgagagaagccactagtgaaacctatagcccccgggtctattctcatcagaTCAATCTCCATCattttaatcttgctttgctttttactttgcttttacttttcactttgcatctctataccaaaaataccaaaaatattatatctatcagatctcactctcgtaagtgaccgtgaagggattgacaacccctaatcacgttggttgcgagtagctatcgttttgtgcaggtacgagggacttgagtgtggcctcctactggattgataccttggttctcaaaaactgagggaaatacttacgctactctgctgcatcatcccttcctcttcggggaaaaccaacacaagctcaagacgtagcaatgatcatcgtgctaagctaacggatgggtcaactcaatcacatcattctctaatgatgtgatcccgttaatcaaatgacaactcatgtctatggtttaggaaacataaccatcattgattcaacgagctagtcaagtagacgCAAACTAGTGGAactctgtttatctatgtattcacacatgtactaagttttcggttaatacaattctagcataaataataaacatttatcatgatataactctactttaagcaagatgacatgatgtggacaaagtaaactcaagcaatatgaataaaacccatcgttttatccttagtagcaacaatacaatatgtgcctgaCTACTTCTTCTGTCACGAGGTGAGGACACCACAaattgaacccactacaaagtGCCTCTCCtactgaagataaatcaatctagttggtcaaaccaaacagatagatCGGATAGAAATACAAAACTATCataatcatgcataataaagttcagaaaagattcagttactttcaatgaataatctgatcataaacccacaattcagcggattccaacaaacacaccgcttcaaaagaagattacatcggatagaactccaagtagatcgaggagaacattgtattgaatatcaaagagagagagagagaagaagtcatctagctactacctatggacccataggtctgtggtgaactactcacatGTCATCAGTAGGGCACTAAGGTTGATGtaaaagccctccgtgatcgattccccctccatcaGAGTAtcggaaaaggcctccagatgggatcacGGAAGAACAGAAGCTTGCGGTGGCGGAAGAATTGTTTCGGGTGGCTCTATGGGGGTTTCCCAATATTTGCGAATTTATAGAAGTGGAATTAGGTCAGACGAAGCCATGTGGGGCCCACAAGGCATCAGGGAATGCCCTGTTGTCTTGTTGTCTCCTCGTTTGCCGTCTGCTCTCCTCCCGGAGCTTCTAGGGTCTCTTTTGTTcagaaaaaatcatcaaaaagtttcgtAGCGTTTTGACACTATTTGGTACTGATTTTCTGTAAAATCAAAAATAAGtgaaaacaacaactagcactgggTAATGGGGTAGTTCctaaaaaatgatataaaattacatataaatgcatataaattaTTCAAGATTGATAAtctaatagcatgaaacaattaaaaattgtagatacgttggagacgtatcaatattcactaagtgttaatactttcttccagttctctattaaaatgaGCACCTTAATTACCTTAgatttccattaggaccccgctctcatgggagggtaggacaaaatatgttaCACAAGTTATACATGCCTACATGTGATCAATGAATTTGAGCTATTGTGTATCGCTCTAGGTTGTGACTATTACATGATTGATGTCATCCAAATATCCATCGCTACACCATGCCTACGCTTTGCTCATGTTGTCTTTGCGAAGTTACTAATGTTGTTTCTACTGTTCCAACTGCTACTGTTATAATTACTATTGCCACTGCTACTGTTACCGCTACTATCAAAATTATCATATTATTGTGCTGCAGAGAAACAACTTCTCATATGTGGTTGAATTTACAACTCAACTGCTAAGTCTTataaatattctttggcttcccttgtgtcaaatcaatacatttgggtgaaatactacccttaaaaactgttgtgatcccctatacttgtgggttattagcCTCCTCCTACCTTAACTCCTCAATTTTAAGAAGTTAAGAAGAAGTGGTTCCTAGCCAAACTCCTAAAACTTGCTAAAAATAGCACATAATTTCATTTCAAACACAAATACAAACTACTCAATTATATTATTAACAAAGGTAACACATCATACGCATCATAATTAGATGATTTATCACTACATAACATACTTCGACAACTTTAAAGTAGTCCTCGTCGTCAGAGATCTTGTCCCAATTCAAGTCGGTGTAAGAGGAAATAGGGATCACCCCCACCCACCACCAGCACCATCGGAGGGATCGGCCTCACCATCATTGTTGCTAAGCGTCTTGGACTCAAACAACACTTGTTCCTCGGCGACAAGCTCTAGATTCTTCATGATGAGCTCAGGCCATATAGGCTGTCCATGCACTTAGCCTCGAGCTGGGAGGCCACTTGAGGCTTGACGAAGTCTGGGACATGGCTATTGAGGGGAAGCTTACCTTCACTCCTCTGTCGTAGTAGCGGACCACTGCCATGTCGTACGCATGCGCCCTTGCTTCGCAGACTAGAATGTGCAGAGTTGAAGAGGTAGGTTTAGGGTTTTGCGTGGGTGGCTAACATCCAGCCTCATGTCTCAATATATAGATGATTAGAATACAATTACATACGTATACAAATACGTGTACATGTACAATATGCTAGACCCTATTTTACATGCCCTCTCAATCTGAACTACACACAAGATTGAGATTGGTTCTAAAGCAGTCTAGCATCTGTCGAGTAGTGGGTTTCGTAAATACATCCGCTAGCTGATCATCAGTTGAGATGAACCTGAATTCTAGTTTACCAACAGCTACTCGTTCTCTCACAAAATGGAAATCAATCTCAATGTGTTTGGTCCGAGCATGAAACACTGGATTCGCTATCAGGTAAGTTGCCCCTAAGTTATCACAACATAATATGGGTGTGCGCTGTCGTGTGACTCTAAGTTCTGTGAGAACTGTGTCTATCTAAATGGCTTCGGCtacactgctacctcttgagcaccgcattggttttcccttgaagaggaaagtgtgatgcagtaaagtagcgtaagtatttccctcagtttttgagaaccaaggtatcaatccagtaggagatcatgctcaagtcccacgcaccttcacaaacaaataagaaccttgcaaccaacatgataaaggggttctcaagccttctcggtcacttacgagagtaagatctgatagatatgataggataatatttttggtatttttatgataaagagaaataaagatgcaaagtaaaataaacggcaaaggaaataactaagtattggaagattaatatgatggaagatagacccgggggccataggttttactagtggcttctctcaagagcataagtattatggtgggtaaacgaattactgtcgagcaattgatagaattgagcatagttatgagaatatctaggtatgatcatgtatataggcatcacgtccgagataagtagaccgactcctgcctgcatctactactattactccacatatcgaccgctatccagaatgcatctagagtattaagttcataagaacagagtaa encodes:
- the LOC125554942 gene encoding cytochrome P450 87A3-like, producing MDISVAQYVAFYGVILVIGWLLHWVYRWINPVCNGVLPPGSMGVPIIGETLDFLKASPSLDIPDFLKLRMKRYGPVFKTSLLGQPAVISTDTEVNRFVFQHEDTLFTIGYPWVVTKIFGEKSIQVFHGTIHKFVRRCTFTLLGLQSLREVLLPEMEGAVREGLAAWATKPSVDVRGGAPDLLFEMVTRRCVGFASTKSRELRDKFDALFTGLFSFPIYFPGTPFYRCMQARKNVQKILRDTLAERLSTPGKKHGDLLDVIVQELQGEGPLISESFAVDLVSMLLFSSVFTLSGIIAVAFKSLHDNPDVVHALQKENRAMLKDRKGGCSGLTWEEYKSLTFTNQVTNEIIRISNAVVGIFRKTLTDVQVNGYTIPAGWQVIVNPMAVHLNEELFEDPLKFNPWRWMDESKRSTMLKNFLPFGAGIRACPAAEFVKLFVSLTLHILVMEYRWEEMKGADAFRSADVMFPHGYHIRLRTKDGKIN